From the genome of Azospirillum brasilense, one region includes:
- the apaG gene encoding Co2+/Mg2+ efflux protein ApaG, protein MYTKVTRAIRVTVQPVFLDEQSMPAESRYVWAYHVRIENEGQETVRLRTRYWHITDALGRVQEVRGPGVVGEQPVLEPGGSFEYTSGTPLPTPSGIMVGSYRFETGGGEAFDVAVPAFSLDSPHQPRQLN, encoded by the coding sequence ATGTACACGAAAGTCACCCGCGCGATCCGCGTCACCGTCCAGCCGGTCTTTCTCGACGAGCAGTCCATGCCCGCCGAAAGCCGCTATGTCTGGGCCTATCACGTCCGGATCGAGAACGAAGGCCAGGAAACCGTCCGGCTGCGCACACGCTATTGGCACATCACCGACGCGCTGGGGCGCGTGCAGGAGGTTCGCGGGCCGGGCGTGGTGGGCGAACAGCCGGTGCTGGAACCCGGCGGCAGCTTCGAATACACCAGCGGAACGCCGCTTCCCACGCCATCCGGGATCATGGTCGGCTCCTACCGCTTCGAAACGGGCGGCGGCGAGGCCTTCGACGTGGCGGTCCCCGCCTTCTCGCTCGACAGCCCGCACCAGCCCCGCCAACTGAACTGA
- a CDS encoding GNAT family N-acetyltransferase, with amino-acid sequence MMISLEEPRHDAAIEALLDRSFGPDRFKKTAYKLREGVAPIPELGFVAIEHDELGNEILEGTIRYWPVTVGGTVPALLLGPIAVSDRLQGGGLGSKLIRMSLNKAAALGHRAVILVGDAPYYARFGFTRELTLDMALPGPVDLDRFLGLELVPGALAGAAGMVAAPTVDEGYGVPANEDVRQEAGGTALFPRLISPLVSVFAASSRELAESRLWHARTA; translated from the coding sequence ATGATGATCTCCCTGGAAGAGCCGCGGCACGACGCGGCGATCGAAGCCCTGCTCGACCGGTCCTTCGGCCCGGATCGTTTCAAGAAGACCGCCTACAAGCTGCGGGAGGGCGTCGCCCCGATCCCGGAGCTCGGCTTCGTCGCCATCGAGCATGACGAACTGGGCAACGAGATTCTGGAGGGCACGATCCGCTACTGGCCGGTGACCGTCGGCGGAACGGTGCCGGCGCTCCTGCTCGGCCCGATCGCGGTGTCGGACCGGCTGCAGGGCGGCGGGCTTGGCAGCAAACTGATCCGGATGAGCTTGAACAAGGCGGCGGCGCTGGGTCACCGGGCGGTGATCCTGGTCGGTGACGCGCCCTATTACGCACGGTTCGGCTTCACGCGGGAGCTGACGCTGGACATGGCGCTGCCGGGTCCGGTGGATCTCGACCGTTTCCTCGGCCTGGAACTGGTCCCCGGCGCCTTGGCCGGTGCTGCCGGCATGGTGGCCGCCCCGACGGTGGACGAGGGCTACGGGGTGCCCGCGAACGAGGACGTTCGGCAGGAGGCCGGCGGCACCGCCTTGTTTCCGCGACTGATCTCGCCGCTGGTGTCGGTTTTCGCCGCTTCCTCGCGGGAACTTGCCGAATCCCGCCTGTGGCATGCTCGAACCGCTTGA
- a CDS encoding YMGG-like glycine zipper-containing protein yields the protein MVKKLAVIVVGGLVLTGCSNLSHREQRTLSGGAIGAAGGAAVGALTGGSAVMGGVIGGAAGAAVGALTSNNGKHR from the coding sequence ATGGTGAAGAAACTGGCAGTGATCGTGGTTGGCGGCCTTGTTCTGACGGGCTGCTCAAACCTCAGCCACCGCGAACAGCGCACGCTGTCGGGCGGCGCCATCGGCGCCGCGGGCGGTGCCGCGGTCGGCGCCCTGACGGGGGGCAGCGCCGTGATGGGCGGTGTGATCGGTGGCGCGGCCGGCGCCGCGGTGGGAGCCCTGACCTCCAACAACGGCAAGCACCGGTAA
- a CDS encoding ABC transporter ATP-binding protein codes for MSKLSIRNVEKTFPSRNSTAPTRALMPTSLEVADNDFITILGPSGCGKSTLLRIVAGLETPSAGEVLLEGKAVSGPGPDRGMVFQSYTLFPWLTVRDNVCFGLRERGLPRAEQLAIADRFLAQVGLKGFENHHPAQLSGGMQQRTALARALANDPKMLLLDEPFGALDHQTRELMQELLLGIWEADRKTVMFVTHDIDEAIFMASRVVVMSARPGRIKCDIPIELPHPRSYKVKTTPEFAAYKERLTEEIRVETIKAVTMER; via the coding sequence ATGAGCAAGCTGTCCATCCGCAACGTCGAGAAGACCTTTCCCAGCCGCAACAGCACGGCGCCGACCCGCGCGCTGATGCCGACGAGCCTGGAGGTCGCCGACAACGACTTCATCACCATCCTGGGGCCATCGGGCTGCGGCAAGTCCACGCTGCTGCGCATCGTCGCCGGTCTGGAGACACCGAGCGCCGGCGAGGTGCTGCTGGAGGGCAAGGCGGTGTCCGGCCCCGGCCCGGACCGCGGCATGGTGTTCCAGTCCTACACGCTGTTCCCCTGGCTGACCGTGCGCGACAACGTCTGCTTCGGCCTGCGCGAGCGCGGCCTGCCGCGGGCAGAGCAGTTGGCGATCGCCGACCGCTTCCTGGCCCAGGTCGGGCTGAAGGGATTCGAGAACCACCACCCGGCCCAGCTGTCCGGCGGCATGCAGCAGCGCACGGCGCTGGCCCGCGCGCTGGCGAATGATCCGAAGATGCTGCTGCTCGACGAGCCCTTCGGCGCGCTGGACCACCAGACGCGCGAGCTGATGCAGGAGCTGCTGCTGGGCATCTGGGAGGCCGACCGCAAGACGGTGATGTTCGTCACCCACGACATCGACGAGGCCATCTTCATGGCCAGCCGCGTCGTGGTGATGTCGGCCCGCCCCGGCCGCATCAAGTGCGACATCCCCATCGAACTGCCGCACCCCCGGTCCTACAAGGTCAAGACCACCCCGGAGTTCGCCGCCTACAAGGAACGGCTGACCGAGGAGATCCGTGTCGAGACCATCAAGGCCGTGACGATGGAGCGCTGA
- a CDS encoding ABC transporter permease: MSPLFTPLKPVAPALRTVLGIACFVLFFLGWGIATYGGFVKPLFLASPGDTLTAGIALFREFGFAEDIAVTVWRVFAGFVMAAALAVPLGILMGAFKPVEAFFEAFVSFARYLPASAFIPLLILWAGVGELQKILVIFIGSVFQLIIMVTVIVSGIRSDLVEAAYTLGAKRDGVVLRVLLPAASPQIFEALRLVLGWAWTYVIVAELVGASRGIGHMIIDAQRFLDTGQMIFGIFIIGVIGLITDLLFRALNARLFPWAKGR, translated from the coding sequence ATGTCCCCCCTCTTCACTCCGCTGAAGCCGGTCGCTCCGGCGCTGCGCACGGTGCTGGGCATCGCCTGCTTCGTGCTGTTCTTCCTGGGCTGGGGTATCGCCACCTACGGCGGCTTCGTGAAGCCGCTGTTCCTGGCCTCGCCCGGCGACACGCTGACGGCGGGCATCGCGCTGTTCCGGGAGTTCGGCTTCGCCGAGGACATCGCCGTCACGGTCTGGCGCGTCTTCGCCGGCTTCGTCATGGCCGCCGCCCTGGCGGTGCCGCTGGGCATCCTGATGGGGGCCTTCAAGCCGGTGGAGGCCTTCTTCGAGGCCTTCGTGTCCTTCGCCCGCTACCTGCCGGCCTCGGCCTTCATCCCGCTGCTGATCCTGTGGGCGGGTGTGGGGGAGCTGCAGAAGATCCTCGTCATCTTCATCGGCTCTGTCTTCCAGCTCATCATCATGGTGACGGTCATCGTGTCGGGCATCCGCAGCGATCTGGTGGAGGCCGCCTACACGCTGGGCGCCAAGCGCGACGGCGTGGTGCTGCGCGTCCTGCTGCCCGCCGCCTCGCCGCAGATCTTCGAGGCGCTGCGCCTCGTGCTCGGCTGGGCATGGACCTACGTGATCGTGGCGGAGTTGGTGGGCGCGTCGCGCGGCATCGGCCACATGATCATCGACGCCCAGCGCTTCCTCGACACCGGGCAGATGATCTTCGGCATCTTCATCATCGGCGTGATCGGCCTGATCACCGACCTGCTGTTCCGGGCGCTCAACGCCCGTCTCTTCCCGTGGGCCAAAGGACGATAA
- a CDS encoding ABC transporter substrate-binding protein → MRKTSWMAGALAAAVAGLCAVSASAQTKVTVAMSGWTGFAPITLAKETGIFKKNGIEVEIKKMPTSNRHQAMAAGEVQAITTTVDTHLLYASSGVDVTQVLVLDSSHGGDGIVVRDAINGLADLKGKQVAVQYGGVPQFWLAYVLKKNGLSIGDVQTVNLQPSDAANAFVAGQFDAAVTYEPYLSKVREANGKIIVTSDQTPGVIIDTLAFQPDYIQKNPKVVKAFVDSWFEALDAIKQDEKKAFEIMARDVNQTPEQFASSAKTVLWYDKAGNVEYLTKTMPTFIKEVQDVMLEAKLIRKAPPSLDSMTDTSFVK, encoded by the coding sequence ATGAGGAAGACGTCGTGGATGGCCGGAGCCCTTGCGGCGGCCGTCGCCGGGCTGTGCGCGGTTTCGGCCTCGGCGCAGACCAAGGTGACCGTGGCGATGAGTGGCTGGACCGGCTTCGCGCCGATCACGCTGGCCAAGGAGACCGGCATCTTCAAGAAGAACGGCATCGAGGTCGAGATCAAGAAGATGCCGACCTCCAACCGCCACCAGGCGATGGCGGCGGGCGAGGTGCAGGCGATCACCACCACGGTGGACACGCACCTGCTCTACGCCTCCTCCGGCGTGGACGTGACGCAGGTCCTGGTGCTCGACAGCTCGCACGGCGGCGACGGCATCGTCGTGCGCGACGCGATCAACGGCCTCGCCGACCTGAAGGGCAAGCAGGTGGCCGTGCAGTATGGCGGCGTGCCGCAGTTCTGGCTGGCCTATGTGCTGAAGAAGAACGGGTTGTCGATCGGTGACGTGCAGACCGTCAACCTCCAGCCGTCCGACGCCGCCAACGCCTTCGTCGCCGGCCAGTTCGACGCCGCCGTGACCTACGAGCCGTACCTGTCCAAGGTGCGCGAGGCCAACGGCAAGATCATCGTCACGTCGGACCAGACGCCGGGCGTCATCATCGACACGCTGGCCTTCCAGCCCGACTACATCCAGAAGAACCCGAAGGTCGTGAAGGCCTTCGTCGACAGCTGGTTCGAGGCGCTGGACGCGATCAAGCAGGACGAGAAGAAGGCCTTCGAGATCATGGCCCGCGACGTCAACCAGACGCCGGAGCAGTTCGCCTCCTCCGCGAAGACCGTGCTGTGGTACGACAAGGCCGGCAACGTCGAGTATCTGACCAAGACCATGCCGACCTTCATCAAGGAGGTCCAGGACGTGATGCTGGAGGCCAAGCTGATCCGCAAGGCGCCGCCGAGCCTGGACAGCATGACCGACACGTCCTTCGTGAAGTAA
- a CDS encoding PAS domain-containing protein has protein sequence MTLLARLFLLVLLAVLPALGIQAYSVFQFRAERAEEVAAQAQRLLHLVEGEQARIVDGARLMVTSIAESAALRSGDYAQCQAHLIRLAQRAPEYRNLTVLDRDGAVLCSAIPSSAPAAVDLPYVRRALEEGRFVVGEWTTPGPAAEPGTAMLPFAVPFRDEAGTVAGVVTLGLDLPWLATNFAARPLPENASLLVTDRNGTILVKLPNGIAQRGERVPQPYMNLLGEPRGGVITLPGMDGVARVLAYSPSRQGTRDLFISVGLDHTAVAGTIDRATRQGLLMTLTGLLVAILAAWIGGTLFIRRPVEALIRATQGWSAGNSSARAGLVDRKSEIGQLGRAFDAMAETLEARERALRGSEEHLRAVLDALPTFVGVLSPTGDVLQVNQTAVQASGLPVEQIVGHPFHEACGRAFAGAAGDRLRTAVERAAHGDSARFDAPVRIAGDRAAIMEMRVTPMRGAEGRITHLIVSGIDITERKSTEEALRVANERFRTALRNSGVVVFNQDCALRYTWMHNPALGYTAERVVGKTDFEVFEDAADAEALTAIKRRALDTGEGVREEVRIRHAGQDHFYDMTIDPLRGPDGALAGITCAAVDVTGRKQAEADLRRAREEAEQAAAGKSKFLAVASHDLRQPVQSLYLFAAALGDRLQGHPSLPLLDNMRQALDTLKGLLDGLLDMSRLESGKIAANPAEVRLGQVLGRLVAEYAPRAAQKGLELRAVPTRAWVRTDPSHLERILRNLIENALRYTRQGRILIGCRRSGPDRLRVEVWDSGVGIPADRLEDIFEEFTQIQGSGDRGLGLGLAIVKRLSKLLDHRVRVRSKEGIGSVFSVEMPRVVVERPRAAVPPPAMDLFRQAANDCATKGMVLVIDDEAIILLGLKAMLEGWGYSVLTARSGDQALERLRADGRRPQIVLADYQLQQGRTGPEALAAVQGLVGKDVPGIILTGDTAPERLDEARRNGFSILHKPVFPNDLRKMMANAGAA, from the coding sequence ATGACCTTGCTGGCCCGCCTTTTCCTCCTGGTGCTTCTGGCCGTCCTGCCGGCCCTGGGCATCCAGGCCTACAGCGTGTTCCAGTTCCGTGCGGAACGCGCCGAGGAAGTCGCGGCCCAGGCCCAACGGCTGCTGCATCTGGTCGAGGGAGAGCAGGCGCGGATCGTCGACGGCGCGCGACTGATGGTCACCTCCATCGCGGAATCGGCCGCTCTGCGGTCCGGCGACTATGCCCAATGCCAGGCCCATCTGATCCGGTTGGCCCAACGCGCCCCCGAATACCGCAACCTGACCGTCCTGGACCGCGACGGCGCCGTTCTGTGCAGCGCCATCCCCAGCAGCGCCCCCGCCGCCGTCGACCTTCCCTACGTCCGCCGCGCGTTGGAGGAAGGCCGCTTCGTCGTCGGCGAATGGACGACTCCCGGCCCGGCGGCGGAGCCCGGCACCGCCATGCTGCCCTTCGCCGTTCCCTTCCGCGACGAGGCCGGCACGGTCGCCGGGGTAGTGACGCTCGGCCTCGACCTGCCCTGGCTGGCCACCAACTTCGCGGCGCGCCCCCTGCCCGAGAACGCCAGCCTGCTGGTCACCGACCGCAACGGCACCATCCTGGTCAAGCTGCCCAACGGCATCGCCCAGCGCGGCGAGCGCGTGCCGCAGCCCTATATGAATCTGCTGGGCGAACCGCGCGGCGGCGTCATCACCCTGCCGGGAATGGACGGGGTGGCGCGGGTGCTCGCCTATTCGCCGTCCCGCCAGGGCACGCGCGACCTGTTCATCAGCGTCGGACTCGACCACACCGCCGTGGCCGGCACCATCGACCGTGCCACCCGCCAGGGCCTGCTGATGACGCTGACCGGGCTGCTGGTCGCCATCCTGGCCGCCTGGATCGGCGGCACCCTGTTCATCCGCCGCCCGGTCGAGGCGCTGATCCGCGCCACCCAGGGGTGGAGCGCCGGCAACTCCAGCGCGCGGGCCGGTCTGGTGGACCGCAAGTCGGAGATCGGCCAGCTCGGCCGCGCCTTCGACGCCATGGCCGAGACGCTGGAGGCCCGCGAGCGCGCGCTGCGCGGTTCGGAGGAGCATCTGCGCGCCGTCCTGGACGCCCTGCCGACCTTCGTCGGAGTGCTGAGCCCGACGGGCGACGTGCTTCAGGTCAACCAGACCGCCGTCCAGGCGTCCGGCCTGCCGGTCGAGCAGATCGTCGGCCACCCCTTCCACGAGGCCTGCGGGCGCGCCTTCGCCGGGGCCGCGGGCGACCGCCTGCGCACGGCGGTGGAGCGCGCCGCCCACGGCGACTCCGCGCGCTTCGACGCGCCGGTGCGCATCGCCGGAGACCGCGCGGCGATCATGGAGATGCGGGTTACCCCGATGCGCGGAGCCGAGGGGCGGATCACCCACCTGATTGTCTCGGGCATCGACATCACCGAGCGCAAGTCCACCGAGGAGGCGCTGCGCGTCGCCAACGAGCGCTTCCGCACGGCGCTGCGCAACTCCGGCGTCGTGGTGTTCAACCAGGATTGCGCCCTGCGCTACACCTGGATGCACAACCCGGCGCTCGGCTACACGGCGGAACGCGTCGTCGGCAAGACCGACTTCGAGGTGTTCGAGGACGCCGCCGACGCCGAAGCCCTGACCGCCATCAAGCGCCGCGCGCTGGACACCGGCGAGGGCGTGCGCGAGGAGGTCCGCATCCGCCACGCCGGGCAGGACCATTTCTACGACATGACCATCGACCCGCTGCGCGGCCCTGACGGCGCGCTGGCCGGCATCACCTGCGCCGCCGTCGATGTGACCGGCCGCAAGCAGGCCGAGGCCGACCTGCGCCGCGCGCGGGAGGAGGCGGAGCAGGCCGCCGCCGGCAAGTCGAAGTTCCTGGCCGTGGCCAGCCACGACCTGCGCCAGCCCGTGCAGTCGCTCTACCTCTTCGCCGCCGCGCTGGGCGACCGCCTGCAGGGCCACCCCAGCCTGCCGCTGCTCGACAACATGCGCCAGGCGCTGGACACGCTGAAGGGCCTGCTGGACGGCCTGCTCGACATGTCGCGGCTGGAATCCGGCAAGATCGCCGCCAACCCGGCGGAGGTCCGGCTGGGTCAGGTCCTGGGCCGTCTGGTCGCCGAATACGCGCCGCGCGCCGCCCAGAAGGGGCTGGAGCTGCGCGCCGTCCCGACGCGGGCCTGGGTGCGCACCGACCCGTCGCATCTGGAGCGCATCCTGCGCAACCTGATCGAGAACGCGCTGCGTTACACCCGCCAGGGCCGCATCCTGATCGGCTGCCGCCGCAGCGGCCCCGACCGGCTGCGCGTCGAGGTGTGGGACAGCGGCGTCGGCATTCCCGCCGACCGGCTGGAGGACATCTTCGAGGAGTTCACCCAGATCCAGGGCAGCGGCGACCGCGGGCTGGGCCTCGGCCTCGCCATCGTCAAGCGCCTGTCGAAGCTGCTCGACCACCGCGTGCGCGTGCGCTCGAAGGAGGGGATCGGCTCCGTCTTCTCGGTGGAGATGCCGCGCGTCGTCGTGGAGAGGCCCCGCGCCGCCGTCCCGCCGCCCGCCATGGACCTCTTCCGGCAGGCCGCCAACGACTGCGCGACCAAGGGCATGGTGCTGGTCATCGACGACGAGGCGATCATCCTGCTCGGCCTGAAGGCGATGCTGGAGGGCTGGGGCTACAGCGTGCTGACCGCGCGGTCGGGCGATCAAGCGCTGGAACGGTTGCGCGCCGACGGGCGCCGTCCGCAGATCGTGCTGGCCGACTATCAACTCCAGCAGGGGCGGACCGGTCCGGAAGCGCTGGCCGCGGTGCAGGGTCTGGTCGGCAAGGACGTGCCGGGCATCATCCTGACCGGCGACACCGCCCCGGAACGGCTGGACGAGGCCCGCCGCAACGGCTTCAGCATCCTGCACAAGCCGGTCTTCCCCAACGACCTGCGCAAGATGATGGCCAACGCCGGAGCGGCGTAA
- a CDS encoding ATP-binding protein gives MPLKSHHRPLVLLVLAALLPLVVLSAVLGGAWLRGQQSAMEANAVALVDRLSALVDRELSAQTDALKAVAASPLLDGLAAGRELDAVTFFEYAERVQSALPLWSTIVLSDVEGNRLVDAPFLVGGVRGRVLEMDSHRRVVETGKPAVGTILRGPRGGYAFPIRVPVTRNGAPVAVLSAVVMPEAFQSLLFGNSLPTGWIAAVIDAEGRLVARAGGDADMIGRHASENALRARRAAGSGVYEGMSLEGAPTVVAFRSLPDYGWSVHFAIPQDAYRAPVSNALWLAGAGTLASLLMAGAFLLLLARELRLRRRQEAAREESLRLEALGRMTGGVAHDIANLLTVVMSGIAAIRSRPDDPERIARVLPEIEGAVARGQALMRQMAAFGRRSVYEPVPFRLQSRKASLEALLARSAGSAVGTVLIVPDDLWPIIADPDAMEVALLNLAVNARDAMPEGGALTVMAENRALSGRRSDDTGLTGDFVALAVRDTGTGIPPEHLRRIFEPFFTTKPDGKGTGLGLSQVFGFARQSGGTVTVTSTVGAGTTVTLYLPRAATDDGAGRPGPQPE, from the coding sequence TTGCCCTTGAAGTCCCATCATCGTCCGCTGGTTCTTCTGGTGCTGGCCGCGCTGCTGCCGCTGGTTGTCCTGTCCGCGGTTCTCGGCGGCGCCTGGCTGCGCGGGCAGCAGAGCGCGATGGAAGCCAACGCCGTCGCCCTTGTGGACCGCCTGTCGGCCCTTGTGGACCGCGAGTTGTCCGCGCAGACGGACGCGCTGAAGGCGGTGGCGGCGTCGCCCCTGCTGGACGGTCTGGCCGCGGGCCGCGAACTCGACGCCGTGACCTTCTTCGAATACGCCGAGCGGGTGCAGAGCGCGCTTCCCCTGTGGTCGACCATCGTCCTCAGCGATGTCGAGGGCAACCGGCTGGTCGACGCTCCCTTCCTGGTGGGCGGTGTCCGGGGCAGGGTGCTGGAGATGGACAGCCATCGGCGCGTGGTGGAGACGGGCAAGCCGGCGGTCGGTACGATCCTGCGCGGCCCGCGCGGCGGCTACGCCTTCCCCATCCGCGTTCCGGTGACGCGCAACGGCGCGCCGGTCGCCGTCCTCTCGGCGGTGGTGATGCCGGAGGCATTCCAGAGCCTGCTGTTCGGTAACAGCCTGCCGACGGGCTGGATCGCTGCGGTCATAGACGCTGAAGGGCGTCTGGTGGCACGGGCCGGCGGCGACGCGGACATGATCGGGCGCCACGCCAGCGAAAACGCGCTCCGCGCCCGCCGCGCCGCCGGCAGCGGCGTCTATGAGGGAATGAGCCTGGAGGGCGCGCCGACGGTGGTCGCCTTCCGCTCGCTGCCCGACTACGGGTGGTCGGTTCACTTCGCCATCCCCCAGGACGCCTATCGGGCACCGGTCTCCAACGCGCTGTGGCTGGCCGGGGCGGGGACGTTGGCCAGCCTGTTGATGGCCGGCGCCTTCCTGTTGCTCCTCGCCCGCGAGTTGCGGCTGCGCCGCCGCCAGGAGGCGGCGCGGGAGGAAAGTCTGCGGCTGGAGGCCCTGGGCCGCATGACCGGCGGCGTCGCCCATGACATCGCCAATCTGCTGACCGTGGTGATGAGCGGCATCGCCGCCATCCGCAGCCGTCCCGACGATCCGGAGCGCATCGCCCGCGTGCTGCCCGAGATCGAGGGTGCCGTGGCGCGCGGGCAGGCGCTGATGCGGCAGATGGCCGCCTTCGGCCGGCGCAGCGTCTATGAGCCGGTGCCCTTCCGCCTTCAGAGCCGCAAGGCGTCTTTGGAGGCCCTGCTGGCGCGCTCCGCCGGCAGCGCGGTGGGCACCGTCCTGATCGTTCCGGACGACCTCTGGCCGATCATCGCCGATCCGGACGCCATGGAGGTGGCGCTGCTCAATCTGGCGGTGAACGCGCGCGACGCCATGCCGGAGGGTGGCGCGCTGACCGTCATGGCGGAAAACCGCGCCCTGTCGGGGCGGCGGAGCGACGACACCGGCCTGACCGGCGATTTCGTGGCGCTGGCCGTCCGCGACACCGGAACCGGCATCCCGCCGGAGCATCTGCGCCGCATCTTCGAACCCTTCTTCACCACCAAGCCAGATGGCAAGGGGACCGGGCTGGGGCTCAGCCAGGTCTTCGGCTTCGCCCGGCAGTCGGGCGGGACGGTCACGGTGACCAGCACGGTCGGGGCCGGCACCACCGTCACGCTCTATCTGCCGCGGGCGGCGACGGACGACGGTGCCGGCCGACCCGGGCCGCAGCCGGAATAG
- a CDS encoding amidoligase family protein, producing the protein MDTAFRTPPHSTTTDGAPRTVGVEVEFANLDAPSAAAVVRGLYGGALEPESPHRCRVTGTRLGDFAVELDMRSAHPGKPEAGNAEDGDAGPLGKAVGKAVDGVVEALRPWWGNIGSLVMPFEIAAPPIPIARLAELEPLFTALSAQGAAGTDASPLFAFGLHLNPQVARTDGAYVLDHLKAFLLLAPWLRREIRVDPTRRLTGFIAAFPTDYAVKVVDPAYRPDLDGLIGDYLEANPTRNRELDLFPLFAHLAPETMAAKLNDPHVRPRPTFHYRLPNARLGDPDWSLAQDWNRWVAVEDLAADRDRLDALGADFRAFAVRKALDGWAAEAGRRLAV; encoded by the coding sequence ATGGACACCGCATTCCGCACGCCCCCCCATTCCACCACGACGGACGGCGCCCCGCGCACGGTCGGCGTGGAGGTCGAATTCGCCAACCTTGACGCCCCGTCCGCGGCGGCGGTGGTGCGCGGCCTTTACGGCGGCGCGCTGGAGCCGGAGAGTCCGCACCGCTGCCGGGTGACCGGCACGCGGCTGGGCGATTTCGCGGTGGAGCTGGACATGCGCTCCGCGCATCCGGGCAAGCCGGAGGCCGGCAATGCGGAAGACGGCGACGCCGGTCCGCTGGGAAAAGCGGTGGGCAAGGCGGTGGATGGCGTGGTGGAGGCGCTGCGGCCCTGGTGGGGCAACATCGGCAGCCTCGTCATGCCCTTCGAGATCGCCGCCCCGCCCATTCCCATCGCCCGGCTGGCCGAACTGGAACCGCTGTTCACCGCCCTGAGCGCCCAGGGGGCCGCCGGCACGGACGCCAGCCCGCTGTTCGCCTTCGGCCTGCACCTGAACCCGCAGGTGGCGCGCACCGACGGCGCGTATGTGCTGGACCATCTGAAGGCCTTTCTGCTGCTGGCCCCCTGGCTGCGCCGCGAGATCCGCGTGGACCCGACCCGGCGCCTGACCGGTTTCATCGCCGCCTTCCCGACGGACTACGCGGTGAAGGTGGTCGATCCCGCCTACCGTCCCGACCTCGACGGGCTGATCGGCGACTATCTGGAGGCCAATCCAACCCGCAACCGCGAGCTGGACCTGTTTCCGCTGTTCGCCCATCTCGCCCCGGAGACGATGGCGGCCAAGCTGAACGACCCGCATGTGCGGCCCCGCCCGACCTTCCATTACCGTCTGCCGAACGCCCGGCTGGGCGACCCGGACTGGAGTCTGGCCCAGGATTGGAACCGCTGGGTCGCGGTGGAGGACCTGGCGGCGGACCGCGACCGGCTCGACGCTCTGGGGGCTGACTTCCGCGCCTTCGCCGTGCGCAAGGCGCTGGACGGCTGGGCCGCCGAGGCGGGCCGGCGGCTTGCCGTCTGA
- a CDS encoding gamma-glutamyl-gamma-aminobutyrate hydrolase family protein, whose translation MAAFIARGRPLIGVTASVHGSRIAWWANRLALRRAGARAVRITARDPFPIERLDGLVVGGGDDIDAALYGETALPKMRIDPERDRLELCALDGAAARRLPVLGICRGSQMINVHRGGSLLTDIHEVYEEAPRLRTVLPRKRIRIDPRSHLYRILGIAECRVNALHHQAVDRLGDGLRVVARETVGIVQGIEAIHHPFLIGVQWHPEYLVADQRQQALFRTLAATAAGAASLEDAAAL comes from the coding sequence ATGGCCGCCTTCATCGCAAGGGGACGCCCCCTGATCGGAGTCACCGCGTCGGTGCACGGCAGCCGCATCGCCTGGTGGGCGAACCGTCTGGCGCTGCGCCGCGCCGGGGCGCGGGCGGTGCGCATCACGGCGCGCGACCCCTTTCCCATCGAGCGGCTGGACGGCCTGGTGGTCGGCGGCGGCGACGACATCGATGCCGCCCTCTACGGCGAGACCGCCCTCCCGAAGATGCGCATCGATCCGGAGCGCGACCGGTTGGAGCTGTGCGCGCTGGACGGCGCGGCGGCGCGGCGGCTTCCCGTGCTGGGCATCTGCCGGGGCTCGCAGATGATCAACGTGCACCGCGGCGGCTCGCTGCTCACCGACATCCACGAAGTGTACGAGGAGGCGCCGCGCCTGCGCACCGTCCTGCCGCGCAAGCGCATCCGCATCGACCCGCGCAGCCATCTCTACCGCATCCTGGGCATCGCCGAATGCCGGGTCAACGCCCTGCACCATCAGGCGGTGGACCGGCTGGGCGACGGCCTGCGCGTGGTGGCGCGCGAGACGGTGGGGATCGTCCAGGGGATTGAGGCGATCCACCACCCCTTCCTGATCGGGGTGCAGTGGCATCCCGAATATCTGGTCGCCGACCAACGCCAGCAGGCGCTGTTCCGCACCCTGGCCGCCACCGCCGCCGGTGCGGCCAGCCTGGAGGACGCCGCGGCCTTGTGA